AATTAAGGAGATCCTGGAGACCGTTTCAGGGAGGCAGCTCCCTGACAACTGGGTGCCGTTCTACCCGATATGCAGCAGCTGCGGAACTATCTCTAACGCAGAACTTCTCGAACACGATCCTGAAAAACACCTTGTCAGGTACAGGTGCGGCTGCGGCGATGAGGGAGTGTGCGACTACTCGAAAGGAGAGGGCAAACTCGTATGGCGTGTCGACTGGCCGATGAGATGGAAGGCGCTCGGGGTCACGATCGAGCCATTCGGAAAGGACCACGCTGCAGCCGGCGGCTCATACGATACGGGCAAAAAGATAGTGGAAGAGATCTTCGGCGGCTCCGCACCGTTCCCCGTCCCGTATGAATGGATCAGTCTCAAGGGAAAAGGGGCGATGGCATCGTCCACCGGAGTTGCGATAACAATAGACTCGATGCTCGAGATCGTTCCGCCGGACGTCCTGAGGTATCTCATAGTAAAGACGAAACCCGAGAAGGCGATCACATTCGATCCCGGCATGGGCCTGCTCTCGCTTATCGACGAATACTCTAAAATTGCAGAGAAGGGAGAAGGACGGGAGTATGAGTTCTCAAAGATATCGAGCGTTGCAACCGACATCCCGTTCAGGCATCTTGTAACCGTCGTGCAGACTGCAAGAAATGAGAACGACATCTTCGAGATACTCGAGAGAAGCGGGTACAATGTAACAAACCGCGATGCCGTGATCAGGAGAGTTCACAGGGCGGAGAAATGGGTGGAAAAATATGCTCCCGATATGGTGAAGTTCACCGTTGCAAAGGAGCTGCCCCCCGAATGTGCCGAACTTTCCGACGGACAGAAGAAAGCCGTATCGAACCTGATTGAGAAATATTCAGCTCTTAGCACCTGGAATGCCGAAGATCTTCATAATGAGGTCTACGAAGCGGCCGAAGGAGCGGGAATCGATTCGAAAGAGCTATTCACGGCTATATACATCTCGATACTCGGAAAGCAGAGAGGGCCGCGTGCAGGGTGGTTCCTCGAGGCGCTCGGCAGGGATTTCGTGATCGAAAGGCTCAAAGAAACGGTGGATTAAAGTGCTCAGTAAAGGATGCAGGCAGTGCCACAAAGGCGCAAAGATGGTGCTGTTCGTTACAGGCATGTGCGAGAAGGACTGTTGGTACTGCCCGATATCCTACGAAAGAAAAAATAAAGACAAGACATTTGCAAACGACAGGCTCGTCGAGAAACCCGAAGACATGCTGGAAGAGGCCCGGAATATGGACGCCCTCGGGACCGGAATTACCGGGGGAGAGGCGCTTCTTGAGACTGAACGCGTTACATTCTATGCCAGGATGCTGAAGGCGGAGTTCGGGGACGAGCACCACATCCACCTGTATACCGGAACGGCACCCTCGAAGGAGAGGTTAACGAGACTGAAAGGTCTTGTCGACGAGATCAGGTTCCACCCGCCGCAGGAGTTGTGGGACAATATCCTCGAAACCGATTATATCAGGGCGATAAAGGATGCAAAGGAGCTCGGAATGGAGGCGACGATCGAGGTGCCGTCGCTCCCGGGCCTTGAAAAACTCATCCCCGTTCTTCCCCTTGTCGATTACCTGAACATAAACGAACTCGAATGGAGTGAGACGAACGCTGCCGCGATGAGGGAGAGGGGGCTGAGTCTCGAAGACGATTATCATAATGCCGTTCCGGGAGCGAAGAAATGGGCCGGAGAGCTTCTTGCCGCAGACGACAAGGTCCACTGGTGCTCCTCGACCTTCAAGGACTCTGTTCAGCTCCGTGAAAGGCTTAAGAGAATAGCTGATAACACTGCACGTCCGTTCGAGGAGATCACCGAAGACGGGACCGTTGTCTACGGGGTGCTGATCCCGTCGGGAACTGTCCCGGAGGATCTCGACGAAGAACTCTGCGAGATCTTCGACGACAGGATCGAACTTGCATGGTGGCTGCTTACCGAATATCCCGACGACTTTCCGGGAGACAAAAAGATAATTGAAAGGTACCCTAATAATGGAATGATTGTCGAGGTGACACCAGTTTGAGAAAGCCGGGACAGGTGCTGGAATCTTTTTACGAGAGACGTATACTAGGGCAGTGCAGGCATATCCCGGATCATATCGCTATCATCCAGGACGGGAACAGGAGATATGCAAAAGAGAGAGGGATCGATGTCGCGATAGGACACAGGATGGGAGCCGAGAAGACAAATATGGTCCTCGAGTGGGCAAGAGATATAGGTGTCAGGCATCTTACGCTCTACTGTTTTTCCACCGAAAATTTCAACAGATCGGAATACGAACAGAACGAGCTGTTTAAACTCTTTACTGAAAAAGCCATGGAAACCCTTGAAGATGAGAGGGTTCACGAAAACAGGATACGATTCCAGATGGTAGGCGACCGCGATCTTGTTCCGGAAGATCTCCTGAAAAGGATTGAAAAAGTTGAGGAAGTCACAAAAAAATACAACAATTTTACAATAAATCTTGCTCTCGCCTACGGCGGCAGAAACGAGATCCTCCATGCGACAAAGAGCATCCTGAGCGATATTGAAAAAGGCGTCCTGCGTCCTGAGGATATTAACGAAGACATGATCAACGCCCACCTCTACCACGGCATGAATATCCCCCCGGTGGATCTGATCATAAGGACGGGGGACGACAAAAGAACCTCGAACTTCCTGCCGTGGCTTGCAAACGGAAACGAATCGGCGGTATATTTTTGCGCACCCTACTGGCCGGTATTCCGGAAGATCGACCTCTTAAGGGGCATCAGGGTCTTCAGCAACAGAGTAGACAGCTCTTATTTGCCGTAACGCCTTTTCCGGGTCTGGTAATCGCGAAGGGCTCTTAATAGATCCAGTTTTCTGAATTCACTCCAGTTTACGTCGGTGAAGAACAATTCAGAGTACACCGACTGCCATATCAGGAAGTCGGTCAGGTGACTTCCGCCGGCTTTTATTACAAGGTCGGGTTCGTACCTGAAACTCAGGTGCGATTCTATCATCTTCTCATCGACGTCTTCAGGATGTACTTTTTCCTGTGCCATTTGCCGTATCCCACGGACTATCTCTTCTCTGCCGCTTACGCCAATTGCTACATGGACGTCTGCACCTTCGCCTGCGACGAATTTCTCGCCTGCGCAATAGAGGTTTACCTGTGCGAATCCGGAGATTTCTTTTAACTTTTCAAGGAAAGATTTCAATCCCTCGGGATTGTCCGTATCGACATGAAACGTGATATGGCGGATTCCCATATCGCAGCACCATTTTGCCACTTCATTGGTTTTCTCCGGGGCATCGGCGACATCCCTGTCAGTCAGCATAAAGCATACGGATTCGGGAGGATTTGTAATCCCCTTCTTCAGCCTGCTTTCGTAATACCGCCTTATAAGCATGTCAATTGATGCCCCAAAGACATTCCAGTCGTTCGGTGTATGTCTGTGGTTAAGAGTCAACCACAAACTAACTAATTCTTTTTCTCTTTATTACATAAATATATACTAATTGAATTTCGAGAAATAAGGGATACAATATGCTGTACTTTGTTGGATTAGGACTCTTTGATGAGAAAGATATATCAATAAAAGGTCTTGAGCGCATAAGGGACTCTGACGAAATTTTTCTTGAGTCATACACCTCGCGTCTCACGGGAACGAATATTCAAAAAATGGAGCTCCTTTACGGAAAAAAACTCACCATTCTCGGGCGCCATGATGTAGAGAACGAACCTGAAAAAATTCTGGAGGCTGCAAAAAAAGGCGATGCAGTGTTCCTCACCGGCGGCGATCCGATGGTATCGACCACGCATTCGGATCTTCGCATCAGGGCCATGAGGGAGGACATAGAGACCGCAATAATCCACGCGTCGTCCATACAGAGTGCCGTGTGCGGGCTCTCCGGGCTCCAGAACTACAGGTTCGGGAAATCATGCTCCGTTCCATACCCTGAGAAGGGATGGTTCCCTACGACACCTCTCAATACGATCCTGAAGAATCTTGACGATAACCTGCACACTATCGTCTTTCTCGATATCAAACCAGACAGGTTCATGACTGTAAACGAGGGGATAGAGATTATCGAGCAGATGGCAGGGATGGAGAACAAGACTCCTCCGAAGCTCTACATAGGAATTGCACGGGCGGGATCTGATGCACCGGCGGTTATTGCGGGCGATGCCGAAAAACTGAAAGCGGCAGACTTCGGAGATCCGCTTCACATCCTTATCGTTCCGGGAGAGCTTCATATGATGGAGCAGGAATATCTCGAAACTTTTGCTGGGTTATGAAGATCGAAGCCGCAGGGGATCTGCTGAAGGAAAAGATCGAATCCTCGTCGATATCTCCCCCGGAGAAGACACCCCTGTACAGGGCCGCCGGGGAGATCATAGAGATGGCCCTCGCCTACCTGAGCGACGGCGGCACATTCCTTGAGTCGGGCGACGAGGTAAATGCTCTTGCATCATATGCATACGGACTGGGATGGCTGGATGCCGGAATATACGCAGGACTGATATCGTGCACGACAGATATCGGGTTCACGACTCTGGAATGTGACGAAGAGATACCGGAAACGCTCGGGGAGCACCTTAAGGAAAAGACAGGGAGATACCACCGCATGCTGGACTCTGCCGTCAGCGGTGTCGCACCTGCATCGGATAAAGAAAGTCCTGTCTTTACTGCAGCGACTGATATTATGGATATTGCCGGGAGGCATCTTACGGAAGGGTCGGGCTATGAACAGGGAAGAGAAGGTGGGACCAGCCTTTCTTCTGCGCTCTGGCATTT
This window of the Methanolacinia paynteri genome carries:
- the dph5 gene encoding diphthine synthase, coding for MLYFVGLGLFDEKDISIKGLERIRDSDEIFLESYTSRLTGTNIQKMELLYGKKLTILGRHDVENEPEKILEAAKKGDAVFLTGGDPMVSTTHSDLRIRAMREDIETAIIHASSIQSAVCGLSGLQNYRFGKSCSVPYPEKGWFPTTPLNTILKNLDDNLHTIVFLDIKPDRFMTVNEGIEIIEQMAGMENKTPPKLYIGIARAGSDAPAVIAGDAEKLKAADFGDPLHILIVPGELHMMEQEYLETFAGL
- the lysS gene encoding lysine--tRNA ligase; amino-acid sequence: MNRQEKIHWADVIAAEVRQDIPHRIATGITPSGPIHIGNMREVLTGDIVYKAMQERGLEVELMYNADEFDPLRKVYPFLPEEYSKYIGMPICDIPCPCGKHKSYAEHFLEPFLNSLEELDVKPKVLRSSELYRSGMFTEEIKTALENAPKIKEILETVSGRQLPDNWVPFYPICSSCGTISNAELLEHDPEKHLVRYRCGCGDEGVCDYSKGEGKLVWRVDWPMRWKALGVTIEPFGKDHAAAGGSYDTGKKIVEEIFGGSAPFPVPYEWISLKGKGAMASSTGVAITIDSMLEIVPPDVLRYLIVKTKPEKAITFDPGMGLLSLIDEYSKIAEKGEGREYEFSKISSVATDIPFRHLVTVVQTARNENDIFEILERSGYNVTNRDAVIRRVHRAEKWVEKYAPDMVKFTVAKELPPECAELSDGQKKAVSNLIEKYSALSTWNAEDLHNEVYEAAEGAGIDSKELFTAIYISILGKQRGPRAGWFLEALGRDFVIERLKETVD
- a CDS encoding radical SAM protein, with amino-acid sequence MLSKGCRQCHKGAKMVLFVTGMCEKDCWYCPISYERKNKDKTFANDRLVEKPEDMLEEARNMDALGTGITGGEALLETERVTFYARMLKAEFGDEHHIHLYTGTAPSKERLTRLKGLVDEIRFHPPQELWDNILETDYIRAIKDAKELGMEATIEVPSLPGLEKLIPVLPLVDYLNINELEWSETNAAAMRERGLSLEDDYHNAVPGAKKWAGELLAADDKVHWCSSTFKDSVQLRERLKRIADNTARPFEEITEDGTVVYGVLIPSGTVPEDLDEELCEIFDDRIELAWWLLTEYPDDFPGDKKIIERYPNNGMIVEVTPV
- a CDS encoding undecaprenyl diphosphate synthase family protein; amino-acid sequence: MTLNHRHTPNDWNVFGASIDMLIRRYYESRLKKGITNPPESVCFMLTDRDVADAPEKTNEVAKWCCDMGIRHITFHVDTDNPEGLKSFLEKLKEISGFAQVNLYCAGEKFVAGEGADVHVAIGVSGREEIVRGIRQMAQEKVHPEDVDEKMIESHLSFRYEPDLVIKAGGSHLTDFLIWQSVYSELFFTDVNWSEFRKLDLLRALRDYQTRKRRYGK
- the uppS gene encoding polyprenyl diphosphate synthase; this translates as MRKPGQVLESFYERRILGQCRHIPDHIAIIQDGNRRYAKERGIDVAIGHRMGAEKTNMVLEWARDIGVRHLTLYCFSTENFNRSEYEQNELFKLFTEKAMETLEDERVHENRIRFQMVGDRDLVPEDLLKRIEKVEEVTKKYNNFTINLALAYGGRNEILHATKSILSDIEKGVLRPEDINEDMINAHLYHGMNIPPVDLIIRTGDDKRTSNFLPWLANGNESAVYFCAPYWPVFRKIDLLRGIRVFSNRVDSSYLP
- a CDS encoding DUF357 domain-containing protein — its product is MKIEAAGDLLKEKIESSSISPPEKTPLYRAAGEIIEMALAYLSDGGTFLESGDEVNALASYAYGLGWLDAGIYAGLISCTTDIGFTTLECDEEIPETLGEHLKEKTGRYHRMLDSAVSGVAPASDKESPVFTAATDIMDIAGRHLTEGSGYEQGREGGTSLSSALWHFSYGYGWLDAGVRIGILSITGDRALFTV